A window of Prionailurus bengalensis isolate Pbe53 chromosome E1, Fcat_Pben_1.1_paternal_pri, whole genome shotgun sequence genomic DNA:
GGGCTGTCCCCAGCCTGGGCGCTTCTGGGCCTGGGCCCTGAGGGCTCTGGCTGCACTGGGCCCCGTTTCGGCCCCTGTGGAGCTGGCCTCACCCATCACTCTAGCCAGCCTCGTTCCATGAGGCCTTCTAAGGCCCCTTCCCCATTTTGGGGAGAGCCCCTTTGTGCCTCACCTCACCCTGGCGACAAGGCTGACATTAGTAAACTCACCTGTTCACAGGTCTGTTTCTCTTGGACTCTGGGCTCCTGCCAAGGGTCACGTTTTGTCTTAGTAACTccagggctcagcacagagaAGAGATGaatgtttgtgaaatgaatgaatcaatgaatggagATGAATGTATCTATGTGTACTCACGTGTGGGGATCGCCCTCCTCCTCAGGTGTACCTGGCCTTGGGCCTGACCCAGTCAGAGATCGATGAGTACTTCACTGGCCCTGCCTTCCTGGCCTGGGGGCGCATGGGCAACCTGCACACCTGGGgtggccccctgcccccctcctggcACATCAAACAGCTTTACCTACAGGTAAAAGGACGGAGAACGAAAGGGGGCAGAATTGGAAAGTGCTAGAGAGTCATGGGCCAAGGAGGGCGGTATTTGGCCAGCCTCAGGGCTCTTAACTGGGCCTTGAGGGGAACTCTGTGTGCCCTGGGGGAGTGAGGACCTACGCCCTCAGGGCCATGCCTACCAGCTCCCCCTCCATTGTCCCCAGCATCGGATCCTGGACCGGATGCGCTCCTTCGGCATGACCCCAGTGTTACCTGCATTTGCAGGACATGTCCCCAAGGCTATCACCAGGTAAggttcctccccccaccccctgctcggCTCAGAGAGGAAATTTCTTCTTCCCTGCAAGacgtaattaaaataaaaactgaagttcTGGATGTAGGCGTGGGCTTGATTCCTGGCTCTGCTACCGACTAGCAACATGAACTTGGACTCAGATTACATGACtgctctgtgcctccgtttccttaCTTGTCAAGTATATGTGGCTCGGCACAGTCTTCGCAAGTGGCACCTCTTATTTAGTGACACTTGGGGCGCGCCAGtcttctctgtcctttctgcttctctgtgctACCGACTCTTCCCCTGCTGTGACCGGAAAATTCCTCAAGGTCCAGCTGAGACCTCCCCTCCTTCAGGTAGCTTTGCTGGGACCCCCAGCATTGGTTACCACCTCCTTCATGCCCATGACAACCTGGTTCCCACGACTGTCACAGGGCTTAGTGCATGCTGCTGGCCTTACTGGCCACCCCTTCACCTCCCGCCTGGGTGGCCAGATCCTCATTCATACAGTCAGAAGACATTTGTCAGACAAGGCTCAGTGCTGGGTCCTGGGGATGCAGCGACAAAGGCGCGCGCTGCGCTCTGCTCCTGCTGGGTGACAGGTTGACAGGGGGAGACAGGGCAGGGATAAGGGCGGAATACACATGGGCCCACTTCTCTGTCTGGGCCGCCTCTGCGGGGAAGCCAGGGCTCAGCACTGGGCCAGATCTTGAAAAGCTGAATGTTGCTTGTTTCAGCccgtgggagggggagagacagcaGAAGCTTTTCCAGATGAGGTGAAACTCAAAGGAATAACCAGCTAGataagcagggagggaggaggaaaggactCCGGCCACAAggcacagcatgtgcaaaggcacagaggcaggagAAACTGGGATGGGTTCCAGGAACTGCAGAGAAGCTAGTGAGCTGGCCGCGGATACCACATCAGCCTCCGGTAAATGTCTGGATTGCCCCCCGCCACTAGGGTGTTCCCTCAGGTCAATGTCACCCAGCTGGGCAGCTGGGGACACTTCAACTGCTCCtactcctgctccttcctcctggcTCCGGAAGATCCTCTATTCCCTATTATTGGGAGCCTCTTCCTGCGGGAACTGACCAAAGAGTTTGGCACGGACCACATCTACGGGGCCGACACTTTCAACGAGATGCAGCCCCCCTCCTCGGAGCCCTCCTACCTTGCCTCAGCCACAGCCTCTGTCTACCAGGCCATGGTCACAGGTTCGGTGccagggggaggtgggaaggggaggcGTGGCACAGCTCGGTGGGGTGGGAAAAGAGACTGGGAACAACACCGTCGCACTGACTCACATCACCCGATGGTCTACCAAgtacttgtgcacacacacaccatctcatttaatcacaCTGTGGTGGAGAGgtgagctctggagccagacagcctgCTCCAGCCCTGGCGCTGCCACTTCCTCCCTGCCAGTGCCTCAGTTGCCTCGTCTGTAGAGTGAGGCTCCCTCGTAAGTAGAATGATGCCTGGCCCAGAGTAAAGTCACTAAGTGCTGGCCATTGAAAACGTTCTGTTTGGCCTCTGCCTCCGAGCTGAGGTAGGTAACACGGGCCAGAGGTTAGGGGATGTGTTCAAAGCCGGTGGATGCTCCTCCTGGGGCACAGATGTGAACCCAGTGCTCCTTCCTGCCActtgcaggggtggggcagagaggggccagGTCGGGaatggccggggggggggggggggtagggctgGGTGGGCTGTGTGTCAGCCAGGAAGGGAACCCGTTGGCTCCGGCTTCCTTGAGAGTGAGCGCCTGCTCCAAGCGTGATCCAGGACTGGCGGCATCagcatcaccccagagcctgtcAGGTCTGCAGATTCTCCTGAATCAGAATGACTTGCGCTTGGGCCCAGGAATCCGTTTTAGCCAGCCTTCTGGGTAATTCTGATGCTTCATAAAGCTGGACAACACTGGCCTGGAGCTTCTAGCTGGGAGGAGGAGCTTCTAGATGGGAAGGCTGTGTGAATGCTGTGCCCCGTGGGCCGGGGGTGACGGGAAGGAGTGTCCCGTGATAGAGTCATTCAACTTCTCTggacctgtttcctcatctgtagaatggggtgAATGTTCCCCTGCCCCGTCTCCTCTCATCagccctcttctctgtctctccacccctgccccaaccACAGTGGACCCTGACGCCGTGTGGCTGCTCCAAGGTTGGCTTTTCCAGCACCAGCCCCAGTTCTGGGGGCCTGCCCAGGTGAGCGCCGTGCTGGGGGCCGTACCCCGTGGCCGCCTCTTGGTTCTGGACCTGTTTGCTGAGAGCCAGCCTGTGTACATCCGTACAGCCTCCTTCCAGGGCCAGCCCTTTATTTGGTGCATGCTGCATAACTTTGGGGGCAACCACGGTCTGTTCGGGGCCCTGGAGGCCGTGAACCGAGGTCCTGCCGCTGCCCGCCTCTTCCCCAATTCCACCATGGTAGGTACAGGCATGGCCCCGGAGGGTATTGGCCAGAACGAAGTGGTCTATGCCCTgatggcagagctgggctggcGGAAGGACCCAGTGGCAGATTTGGAGGCCTGGGTGACTGGTTTTGCGGCCCGTCGGTATGGGGTCTCCCACGGAAATACGGAGGCCGCCTGGAGGCTACTTCTCAGGAGCGTCTACAACTGCTCTGGTGAGGCCTGCAGTGGGCACAATCGCAGCCCCCTGGTCAGGAGGCCGTCCCTGAAGATGACTACCACTGTCTGGTACAATCGATCAGATGTGTTTGAGGCCTGGCGGCTGCTGCTAACAACCACTCCCAGCCTGGCCACTAGCCCCACCTTCCGCTACGACCTGCTGGACGTCACTCGCCAGGCGGCCCAGGAGCTGGTCAGCTTGTACTATGGGGAGGCGAGGACGGCCTACCTGAACAAGGAGCTGGTTCCCCTGCTGAGGGCGGCGGGCATCCTGGTCTACGAGCTTCTGCCCTCGCTGGACAAGGTGCTGGCTAGTGACAGCCGCTTCCTGCTGGGCAGTTGGCTGGAGCAGGCCCGGGCAGCGGCCGTCAGTGAGGCCGAGGCCCATTTCTATGAGCAGAACAGCCGCTACCAGCTGACCCTGTGGGGGCCCGAGGGCAATATCCTGGACTACGCGAACAAGCAGCTGGCGGGGCTGGTGGCTGACTACTATACCCCGCGCTGGCGGCTCTTCATGGAGATGCTGGTGGAGAGCCTGGTCCGAGGCGTTCCCTTCCAACAGCACCAGTTTGACCAGAATGCCTTCCAGCTGGAGCAGACCTTTGTCCTCAGCACACAAAGGTATCCTAGCCAGCCCCACGGTGACACTGTGGACCTGGCCAAAAAGCTCTTCCTCAGATATTATCCCCGGTTGGTGGCTGGCTCCTTGTGACCGATTAACCACCCCCTGGGCGGCGTTCTTCCCGAATTCCGGGCCTGGGCAGGTTCCCAGGGCCTGGAGCTAGGCAAGCATCACAGGAGGGCCCCAGGCCTGGACAGAGGAACTCAAGGCCCGCTGGGGGACCAAGCCTGGGAACTGCAGAGGGAGGTGAgctgctctcctcccccactccaaaTTTGGGATCAAAGTACTGTTTTAATACGACTTAATAAACTGGTGAATCGCCTGGGCCTATCTGTCCAAACGTCACTACTGAGATGGCTGGGAGGACTCCCGGCTACAGCATGGACACTGGTGTGGATGCCATTTCCCCCTGCCCCCTTGCCTCAGCCTCCCTGTACATAATACTGACACCTGACCTTGGAACTGATAATGCCCTCCCCAAAATGTATACTTTCACACCCTCAGCAGCAAACTTTGGAACCTATCGTTGTCCCTATGGGACAGAGGCACACACAGGGGAAGGGTGCCCAGGGCACTCAGTGCCCACAGGCGAGCCCACATCTGCTTGCAAACTTTGCCCTCCCTCTGGCCGGTAGCTGAAGAAGGGGTATGCCCAGGAGTGGCCTCAGCTCTGCTTTGACCAAGATAAAAGGTGGGGAGAGCAGGCCCCAGACTGGCGGGAGGGCTCAGCCTTGAGATTATGCTGGAGACACAACAAGGGGTGGGCATGCCCTAGGCGGGTCAGAGCAGGGGCTCTCGAGCTCAGAGACCCAAGCCTTGCATTCCCGGCGCCCCTCCGAGCTCCTCTCCCCATGGACCGCACTGTGGTGCTCATCACGGGCTGCTCCTCCGGCATCGGCCTGCACCTGGCTCTGCGTCTGGCATCCGACCCCTCCCGGAGATTCAAAGGTATATGAGGGGCTGGGACAGAAAGGAGCAGTCGCTAGCCCAAGGAGACCCAGGTAGGGGTAAGCAGGGAATTCAGATCCTTGTCTTCTCCCTGAACCTCCAGTGTATGCCACGCTGCGGGACCTGAGGGCGCAGGGCCCGCTGCGGGAGGCGGCCCAGTCCCGAGGGTGCCCTCCTGGCTCCCTGGAGATGTTGCAGCTGGATGTGAGGGACGCAGATTCCGTGGCCGCTGCCCGGGCACGCGTGACCGAGGGCCGCGTGGACGTGCTGGGTGAGCCTCCCCGCAGCACGTATGCAGGAACCTTCCCCACCCTATGTCCAAACCAAAATGTCCTGAGGCCCCGGGAACTCAAGGGGACCGGCTGGGTCTGAGGAAGGCGAGGCAGGTGGGGTTCGGCGTCTCTTCCCGCAGTGTGTAATGCGGGCCGGGGCCTGCTCGGGCCGCTGGAGGTGCAGGAGGCTGGCGCCGTCGGGTCTGTGCTGGACGTGAACGTGGCAGGGACGGTGCGGACACTGCAGGCCTTCCTGCCGGACATGAAGCGCCGCCGCTCGGGACGCGTATTGGTGACGGGGAGCATGGGTGGCTTGATGGGTGCGtggaatgggggagggccagcgGGAGGGGTGGGGCCTGGTGACAGTGCCAGGGGCTACAGTGGGCTCCGGGCGCCTCCAAAAGCTTCATCTCCCCTGGAAGGGCTGCCATTCAACGCCGTTTACTGCGCCAGCAAGTTTGCGATCGAAGGTCTATGCGAGAGTTTGGCGGTTCTGCTGCCGCCCTTCGGGGTCCAGTGAGTcaccgccccacccccagagccctCTGAACCCTGATTTTGGGAACCCCAGGACCCTGACCTGTTGGAGCCACTCTCAGCTGGTCCCTCTCCACTGCGGCTCACATTTGTTGTGTGCCAGGCGCAGCACTGGGCACTTGGCACTCGTTATCTCACTTCCGCCACCCAGCTGGGAAACGGAGGCCCAAAGAGGTTAggtgactggcccaaggtcacacagctgaagGGAGCCTGCCAGGTTAGAATTCTGACACACGGCTCCCTCACACTCCGGGGGGCCTTTCCCGCTGTAAGCCGCTTTTCAAACGCTCCCGAGGCCCACGCGCAGACCCCttcccgcccgccccgcccgcctaGTCCGGCTGCTTACTGCGCCCCCGCCCACCCGCCGCTCAATGCCCGCAGCGTGAGCCTCATCGAGTGCGGCCCGGTGCGCACCGCCTTCCAGGAGAAGCTGGAGGGCGGCCCGGGCGGAGCGCTGGACGGCGCGGACGCCGAGACCCGCGACCTCTTCTCCCGCTACCAGCGCCATCTGGAGCGGATCTTCCACGAGGCGGCGCAGGACCCGGAGGAGGTGACCGAGGTAGGCGCCGGGCGCGGCCCTGGGAGCACGAACGGCGCGTGGGGGTTGGCGGCCAGCCCCAGCCAAGCGCCTCCTCCCGCCGCCCCAGGTCTTCCTCGCCGCGCTGCGCGCCCCACGCCCCGCGCTGCGCTACTTCAGCACGGAACGCTTCCTGCCCCTGGTGCGCATGCGTCTCACCGACCCCAGCGGCCGCAGCTACGTCGCCGCCATGCACCGCGCGGTGTTCGCCGACGACCCCGCCGAGGAGTCCGCTGCCGACCTGGGCGGCCCCGCGCTCGGCGCTCCTCCCGCCGCCCCGCAATAAAGGCTTGGCCCGCCGCTGTCTGCCGCGCCCTCCTTTGCGACCCCAGGGGCGCGCGGttctggtgggagggggggggggtgggggggggacgtGTGCGACAGGCGGCGCGTGCAGCGGGTGGGTGATCTGGAAAGACCGTGGCTAGCCCGGGTTATACCAACGCGGAAAGCGAGGcccagaaagaggaaggagcTAGCCCACCGAGGGGCGAGGTCGAGAGTGATTCCTGGATTCCCGCAGGGTGTCTGCAGCAAGAGTGAGGCCGACCTGGGAAGGAGGAGAGTCCTTTTGTGATTTGGCCCCCACTAGTCAGGAGACTTCAGGCAAGGGCCTTATCCTGAGTCTGTTCTCTtaactgtaaaatgggtataagacCTATGTCATGGGTTGTATGAAGGGTTGAGATAATTCCTGGAAGTGCTGGGAAGGAGGTTTTAATAGCAGGCACCGCTATTACCGCTACTCTTAGTGGTGTTACTATTATGCGTTCGTGTGCAGAAGCCCGATGTGTAGAGAAGACACAGGCCAAGTGAGTTATAAGGCTACAGCTCCACACATCCTCCTCCGTGTCCCCTGCCCTAGACAGAACTCAGCTGGAGGGATCACCACCAGCCCAGAAGCTGCCACTCACCAGGAGGTTCAGCTAAGGCTCCAGGGCAGGCTGGCCTGCCCAATGGGCTATCCTCCTTCCTGAAGCCAGGGGCAGAAGCCAGAGAAAGGGCTTGCAGGGTTGTGGGGTCAATTTCCTGCTAACTTCCCGAGAAGTAGTGTGCTGAAGAAGGGGTGAACAGGGAGGGTACTTGATGAGGAGGGTGTGGGTAGAGGACAGGGGTAGGGGTGCCtaagagatgggggagagggacgGAAATGACTACTTGGAATGGGCAGGGCCATGGCTACAGAGATTTTGGGAAGCCAGAATAGAGGGGAAACTGCTGGGGGGTTGTTTGgaacctggggggaggggaaggaggtacAGCATCTGGACCTGCCACTACCCCCGGGTAGCCATCCACTCTGGGCGTTGGACTGCTGGCTACTCCTGGGACAGGGGGCCTCAGCCAGCTCATCCCTGCTGTCTCCCTGCCCTGATGGCCCATATGGTTCTGCTGTGCCTTCAGGATCCAGAAAGGCCACCAGAAGGGGAGAGGGCCAAGATGGCATGAATCTCTGAGACCTGCTCTCAGAGCCCAGCTCTTGTCCCCCAGTCTGTTCCTTTGCACcccagtgtgagtgtgtgtgtgtgtgtgtgtgtatgcatacactCACAAGGTCGCACCCTGGGGTGGGGATGCAATGATGAGAAAGGCAAAGTGGGACCCCTCCATGAATTTACattcataatgtttttaaagatattatttttttaattaaatttaatttttttaatgtttattttgagagagagcgagcgagcctgtgagcaagggaggggcagagagagagaatctcaagcaggctccttgctatcagcacacagcccgacttGGAGATCGGGGCTTgatttcaggaaccatgagatcatgacctgagccgaaatagagagtcagacacttaaccaactgagccacccaggtgccccaaagattttaagtaatctctgtacccaacgtggggctcgaaccctcaacCTCAATCAAGATCAGGAATCACACActccaccaaccgagccagccaggtgtctcaATTacattcatactttttttttttaatgtttatttatttatttttgagggggagagagagtgagaggaaaacacagaatacgaagcaggctccaggctctgagctgtcagcacagagcccgatgcggggctcgagctcacagaccactagatcatgacctaagccaaagtcagacgcctaactgactgagccacccaggcgccccacattcatACTCTTAATAGTCTCCTGCAGTCCCATGACTTCGAGGACTGTTTAGGCACCCATGAGCCTCACCAAAGTCTCCAATATCTCCAACTGTATTGCTTCCCCAAATTCCAGACACACATCAACTTCCTACTCAACAGCTCCACTTGATCCCTAATAAACTTAATGTGTCCAAACGCAAGTTCTGATTTCCAGATCTCCCACTGCTCCTGCCCCAGTCTTCCCCACTTCAGTACCCGACAACTCCACTCTTCCTTCTTGCCCATCCCTCAACCAACGCATCAGCAAATACCCTCAGTCTTCAAAGACTGGAAGATATTTTGGAATACTCTGGAAATCACTCCGGTCTATGCACTCTGGTCTACCATCACCGCACCTGGATTATTGCAGCTGTTTCCTAACTGGTTGCCTTGATGCAACCCATGCCCACCAAGTAAAACTTCCACAGAAcagccagaatgatcttttaaaaatgaaagttattcCATGTCTGTGCTTAAAACACCTCCTGTGGCTTTCTAAGTAAAATCTGAGTCTTTTCTCCAAGACCTCCAACACATTCTTTGATCTGgcccccacctcctttctgacCCTATCTTTCATCACTTACCATCATCTGATTCAGCCCTACTGGctttctgccccagggcctttgaaCTGGCTATTCCTTCTATCTGGTACAGTTTCCCTAATCTctgattcttctcttccttcaggtCTTTCCCTGGACGACCTTATCTAAAGTAGCATTCCCTACCCGCCCCTCCCACGCCAGTTATAGTTCCCTTaccctgtttcatttttcttcatagcgCTTATCACCACTGGATGTgtcagagatttatttattgaCCTGCTGACTTTATTGTTACACATTTATCTATAACTTTCACCACCCTATCCCAAGACACATAGGAACTTAAGCTCCAG
This region includes:
- the NAGLU gene encoding alpha-N-acetylglucosaminidase → MGAAVAGVLGFLLLAAAGGSAGDEAREAAAVRALLARLLGPGRAAAFSVSVERALAAESGLDTYRLSGGGAGARVRVVGSTGVAAAAGLHRYLRDFCGCHVAWSGSQLRLPEPLPAVPEELTEATPNRYRYYQNVCTHSYSFVWWDWARWEKELDWMALNGINLALAWSGQEAIWQRVYLALGLTQSEIDEYFTGPAFLAWGRMGNLHTWGGPLPPSWHIKQLYLQHRILDRMRSFGMTPVLPAFAGHVPKAITRVFPQVNVTQLGSWGHFNCSYSCSFLLAPEDPLFPIIGSLFLRELTKEFGTDHIYGADTFNEMQPPSSEPSYLASATASVYQAMVTVDPDAVWLLQGWLFQHQPQFWGPAQVSAVLGAVPRGRLLVLDLFAESQPVYIRTASFQGQPFIWCMLHNFGGNHGLFGALEAVNRGPAAARLFPNSTMVGTGMAPEGIGQNEVVYALMAELGWRKDPVADLEAWVTGFAARRYGVSHGNTEAAWRLLLRSVYNCSGEACSGHNRSPLVRRPSLKMTTTVWYNRSDVFEAWRLLLTTTPSLATSPTFRYDLLDVTRQAAQELVSLYYGEARTAYLNKELVPLLRAAGILVYELLPSLDKVLASDSRFLLGSWLEQARAAAVSEAEAHFYEQNSRYQLTLWGPEGNILDYANKQLAGLVADYYTPRWRLFMEMLVESLVRGVPFQQHQFDQNAFQLEQTFVLSTQRYPSQPHGDTVDLAKKLFLRYYPRLVAGSL
- the HSD17B1 gene encoding 17-beta-hydroxysteroid dehydrogenase type 1, which codes for MDRTVVLITGCSSGIGLHLALRLASDPSRRFKVYATLRDLRAQGPLREAAQSRGCPPGSLEMLQLDVRDADSVAAARARVTEGRVDVLVCNAGRGLLGPLEVQEAGAVGSVLDVNVAGTVRTLQAFLPDMKRRRSGRVLVTGSMGGLMGLPFNAVYCASKFAIEGLCESLAVLLPPFGVHVSLIECGPVRTAFQEKLEGGPGGALDGADAETRDLFSRYQRHLERIFHEAAQDPEEVTEVFLAALRAPRPALRYFSTERFLPLVRMRLTDPSGRSYVAAMHRAVFADDPAEESAADLGGPALGAPPAAPQ